One Trachemys scripta elegans isolate TJP31775 chromosome 4, CAS_Tse_1.0, whole genome shotgun sequence genomic region harbors:
- the LOC117875929 gene encoding potassium voltage-gated channel subfamily A member 3-like, translating to MDEHRSLLRSPAASSSSRHPRGGGSSSSHHNPGYTEPPPPEPPQPGPEQEEGEEAEEEEGGMTVVVGGGDPLLEEPQHPHPLLAGERYDHPPAHVPLPPGHHPVGGGEHECCERVVINISGLRFETQLKTLAQFPQTLLGDPRKRMRYFDPLRNEYFFDRNRPSFDAILYYYQSGGRIRRPVNVPIDIFSEEIRFYQLGEEAMEKFREDEGFIREEQRPLPDKEFQRQVWLLFEYPESSGPARGIAIVSVLVILISIVIFCLETLPEFRDDRDYEGTGGTFGTSSGPLAMDVFTNSSSAAVSMVSSFTDPFFVVETLCIIWFSFELLVRFFACPSKATFSKNIMNIIDIVAIIPYFITLGTELAERQGNGQQAMSLAILRVIRLVRVFRIFKLSRHSKGLQILGQTLKASMRELGLLIFFLFIGVILFSSAVYFAEADDPTSGFSSIPDAFWWAVVTMTTVGYGDMHPITIGGKIVGSLCAIAGVLTIALPVPVIVSNFNYFYHRETEGEEQAQYLHVGSCQHLSSTEELRKARSNSTLSKSEYMVIEEGGINNTAFKQAAFKTGNCTATNNPNCVNIKKIFTDV from the coding sequence ATGGACGAGCACCGGAGCCTGCTGCGCTCGCCGgccgcctcctcctccagcaGGCATCCGCGGGGCGGCGGCAGCAGTAGCAGCCACCACAACCCGGGCTACACGGAGCCGccgccccccgagcccccccagcccggccccgagcaggaggagggggaggaagcagaggaagaggagggcgGCATGACcgtggtggtgggtgggggggaccccctgctggaggagccccagcacccccacccgcTGCTGGCAGGGGAACGCTACGACCACCCACCGGCCCATGTCCCACTGCCCCCCGGCCACCACCCGGTGGGTGGCGGGGAGCACGAGTGCTGCGAGCGAGTGGTGATCAACATCTCGGGCCTGCGCTTCGAGACCCAGCTCAAGACCCTGGCCCAGTTCCCCCAGACCCTGCTGGGCGACCCCCGCAAGCGGATGCGCTACTTCGACCCCCTGCGCAACGAGTACTTTTTTGACCGCAACCGGCCCAGCTTCGACGCCATCCTCTATTACTACCAGTCTGGGGGCCGCATCCGGCGCCCAGTCAATGTGCCCATTGACATCTTCTCGGAGGAGATCCGCTTCTATCAGctgggcgaggaggctatggagAAGTTCCGTGAGGACGAGGGCTTCATCCGCGAGGAGCAGAGGCCCCTGCCCGACAAGGAGTTCCAGCGCCAGGTGTGGCTCCTCTTTGAATACCCGGAGAGCTCCGGGCCGGCCAGAGGCATCGCCATTGTCTCAGTCCTTGTCATCCTCATCTCTATCGTCATCTTCTGCCTGGAGACCCTGCCTGAGTTCAGGGATGATCGTGACTATGAGGGGACGGGGGGGACCTTTGGCACAAGCAGCGGCCCCTTGGCGATGGATGTCTTCACCAACTCCTCCTCCGCGGCTGTCTCAATGGTATCGTCCTTCACCGACCCCTTCTTCGTGGTGGAGACACTGTGCATCATCTGGTTCTCTTTTGAGTTGCTTGTCCGCTTCTTTGCCTGCCCCAGCAAGGCCACTTTTTCCAAGAACATCATGAACATCATTGATATTGTGGCCATCATCCCCTACTTCATCACCTTGGGCACGGAACTGGCTGAGAGGCAGGGGAACGGCCAGCAAGCCATGTCCCTGGCCATCCTCAGGGTCATTCGGCTGGTCAGGGTCTTTCGTATTTTCAAGCTCTCACGACACTCCAAAGGGCTGCAGATCCTGGGGCAGACCCTCAAGGCCAGCATGAGGGAGCTGGGCTTGCTTATCTTCTTCCTCTTCATTGGAGTCATCCTCTTCTCCAGCGCTGTCTACTTCGCAGAGGCAGATGACCCCACCTCAGGCTTCAGCAGCATCCCTGATGCCTTCTGGTGGGCGGTGGTGACCATGACCACGGTGGGCTATGGGGACATGCACCCAATCACTATTGGGGGCAAAATTGTGGGGTCCCTCTGTGCCATTGCTGGGGTGTTGACCATTGCCCTTCCCGTGCCTGTGATAGTCTCCAATTTCAACTACTTCTACCACCGGGAGACTGAAGGCGAGGAGCAAGCCCAATATCTGCATGTAGGGAGCTGCCAGCACCTCTCCTCTACGGAGGAGTTGAGGAAGGCACGTAGCAATTCCACCCTGAGCAAGTCGGAGTACATGGTGATAGAGGAGGGGGGCATCAACAACACTGCATTCAAACAGGCTGCCTTTAAGACGGGCAACTGCACAGCTACAAACAATCCCAATTGTGTGAACATCAAAAAGATCTTcactgatgtttaa